A section of the Kluyveromyces lactis strain NRRL Y-1140 chromosome F complete sequence genome encodes:
- the YPT10 gene encoding Rab family GTPase YPT10 (similar to uniprot|P36019 Saccharomyces cerevisiae YNL093W YPT53 Involved in vacuolar protein sorting and endocytosis GTP-binding protein of the rab family) codes for MTESTYISTVKLVLLGESSVGKSTIVTRFTTGEFHINSPTIGAAFSTKAMEWVDSEDGIKRRVNFEIWDTAGQERYRSLAPMYYRNTDVALIVFDVTQLASEKKAQSWIDELNNYLEDYKKDTVQLRVVGNKIDLVDEETLQNWNDAELVSAKTGEGIDELFLKIGKDIPIDKFTLLQEDVPQSTSTSNEGGGINLEQSPEAVSTGNCSC; via the coding sequence ATGACAGAATCGACATACATTTCCACAGTAAAACTGGTTTTACTGGGTGAATCATCAGTGGGGAAATCAACAATTGTGACAAGGTTTACCACTGGCGAGTTCCATATTAACAGCCCCACTATTGGTGCTGCTTTTAGTACGAAGGCGATGGAGTGGGTTGACTCAGAGGATGGGATTAAAAGAAGAGtgaattttgaaatttggGATACTGCAGGGCAGGAGAGATACCGGTCATTGGCACCCATGTATTACCGAAATACAGATGTGGCCTTGATAGTGTTTGACGTGACACAACTAGcaagtgaaaagaaagcaCAGTCGTGGatcgatgaattgaataattACTTGGAGGACTATAAGAAAGACACTGTGCAGCTACGAGTTGTGGGGAATAAAATCGATCTTGTGGATGAAGAGACGTTGCAAAACTGGAATGATGCTGAACTAGTATCTGCCAAAACTGGAGAAGGCATAGATGAGTTGTTTCTGAAAATAGGTAAAGACATACCCATCGATAAATTTACACTACTTCAAGAAGATGTACCGCAAAGTACCTCAACCAGTAATGAAGGAGGTGGCATAAATTTGGAGCAGAGCCCAGAGGCTGTCAGTACCGGCAATTGTAGTTGTTGA
- the RIF1 gene encoding DNA-binding protein RIF1 (weakly similar to uniprot|P29539 Saccharomyces cerevisiae YBR275C RIF1 Protein that binds to the Rap1p C-terminus and acts synergistically with Rif2p to help control telomere length and establish telomeric silencing deletion results in telomere elongation) gives MMRDPSRRTRSEGKTKALDALDKHMTQRSTLKKSLAANGPNVLALSESLVLNHLPSNSENVYQRSPTPRRSRESDVVMLEDKSSGLIFEEDAGEKALLSSPIRKGVSFSDRVESSPTMQTMGSSPIRPSSMTKPPARSILKHPSLHYSKHDRPSSRNSPSKASHLSIDPSSTNFWVEGEIKSMINTNNVAEFKKILKGGLHVLNVTKTRDFEIYATFNNVIPSMNGVILNDIVHQKIDVLIECLDELLDTSIYALSHLQESLLLQQKKDPFKSRCFIQVIRFLTLLFSNFKIIKFLDGNLSLQLKFIEVLKACEESLTHSNTNKVMVIYPLTLLKEEKFGQFYLPDSQIRQLVNSVFTMKYIDSTNVQCERLMVLKQFLQKYSKVMLETLRTWFPSEVAARYLMEDRVTSAKTRSCCNLIILDLLRKCISNDKVRTAIIEIESLSLKSVVENCPFGTEVDVEYTEFIKDQTLGTALCNKLISLMNDKEEYKLSMDFWLGMTGLLFNSTKNLSLLLEPVGSRWLAVNDVCFNSKKSNLRGIAIKNRRILNYMIITTITHDIDNHVLDALIQIVMRPFEFPDNEGLSEYIIFAFNSIMYLTCCDYKDMSSKRFALLFEVILKPLFQRINQPTLLPILGPQAHQILPRIIRLFSDEENSSPRRSIGFQPLKALSTIGIDLPDFEPMSNTILENNWNSIVELLKGMIAWPGFNSQNSLMMLQHCIRRSPSVIPSNQACAQSLEYLKLILEKGEIDRNEEVFKTIIRSLAEKYELHLFSNSSILLTKIFPMDQVTSAVQFEMFKNIFQLVKPFVKPLLLFGYFDRFSNDLISNYIANIVGSMLIPTNMSQQEYKSLLQIVNKMPVPEVIDNLFTWLRKTDNWGSIAGELNLSTWNDHLFANFIQKWIQEQKNSWSQETVRMLTESLWNRPAAFKELTALLINAEQTQIIKDTLEKNPDIIDDISPLGDLSLLDILPATLVKSSFSKIQQYDDVIKTKLFLCISTLDEISIIKSNTELLYQLLLPTDDDVSLNNDRNIIMDMLLKSSIGHQDWDLLSMLFEVCLLRRDSDKIVDFLTAGKIKFENIKPNTIARMINESGKLNSDLIDFLRDSFKNLNPSYVIDLMEQLLKQTKYQVFDIITEELLSFIFDIKQQLSADDKERLKGIFPAIVDYFVGSNPKILTDIMKYVVNIMKSAKEKQYGTSLIVLFLNHPDFKIQGNKTLLKKLNVFKANAKRNSTRQYKFIPPKENKKVSDRETLQHNEQQDNTNIFPLSTLSVIETKVTSSEELEVPLQTLSETSDELIRTGCQKVVEPIQNSNDNEPVKMAASVQSEKLEAETTQNAVSQVSSGEMEKQTPSIKDSSTEVSECLPGVANNDEISKNLDTVTSVNSPSGLPLKIPIFNPFFTDVIKLEEDLASKGDTYISGKRSLELMNSAGDVASANCEGQHHTKKIMRIVSSLNDVDIDDVKSLSNNDKKLLRKVMYNFMLNLED, from the coding sequence ATGATGAGAGATCCCTCGAGAAGAACGCGTTCAGAAGGGAAGACCAAAGCGTTGGATGCACTGGATAAACATATGACGCAGCGTTCTACGTTAAAAAAATCATTAGCAGCAAATGGGCCCAATGTGTTGGCACTCAGTGAGAGTTTGGTACTGAATCACCTACCGTCAAACTCTGAAAATGTATATCAAAGATCGCCAACGCCCAGACGTTCCAGAGAATCTGATGTAGTGATGCTGGAAGATAAATCAAGTGGTCTTATATTTGAGGAGGATGCCGGGGAGAAAGCGCTTTTATCCTCGCCGATAAGGAAGGGTGTGTCCTTTTCAGATCGCGTGGAGAGTTCTCCAACGATGCAAACGATGGGTTCTTCACCTATAAGGCCCTCTTCTATGACAAAACCTCCTGCGAGATCAATACTGAAACATCCTTCACTTCATTATTCTAAACATGATAGACCTTCGAGCAGAAATTCTCCCAGCAAAGCTTCGCATTTATCTATTGATCCGTCTTCTACGAATTTTTGGGTGGAGGGAGAAATCAAGAGCATGATCAACACTAACAATGTAGctgaattcaagaaaattCTGAAAGGCGGTTTACATGTCTTAAATGTAACTAAAACTCGAGATTTCGAGATATATGCGACTTTCAATAACGTCATTCCCTCTATGAATGGTGTAATTCTTAACGACATTGTGCATCAAAAGATCGACGTTCTTATCGAGTGTTTGGACGAATTACTTGATACGAGCATATATGCTTTAAGTCATTTACAGGAGTCATTGTTGCTACAACAGAAAAAAGATCCCTTTAAATCGAGGTGTTTTATCCAAGTGATTCGATTTCTGACCCTACTATTCtctaatttcaagatcattAAATTCCTAGATGGTAACCTCTCGCTACAACTGAAGTTTATAGAGGTTTTGAAGGCTTGTGAGGAATCTTTGACGCATAGTAACACTAATAAAGTGATGGTAATATACCCACTAACTCTATTGAAGGAAGAGAAGTTTGGACAGTTCTATTTACCAGATTCACAAATACGACAATTGGTAAATTCGGTGTTTACAATGAAGTATATTGATAGCACGAATGTTCAATGTGAAAGGCTCATGGTTTTAAAGCAGTTTTTGCAAAAGTATAGCAAGGTGATGTTGGAAACTCTTCGTACTTGGTTTCCGTCTGAAGTGGCGGCACGATATCTAATGGAAGACAGAGTAACATCCGCCAAGACAAGGTCCTGCTGTAATTTGATCATCTTAGATTTACTACGGAAGTGCATCTCCAATGACAAAGTCAGAACAgcaattattgaaattgaatcaCTATCACTTAAGAGCGTTGTGGAAAATTGTCCGTTCGGAACGGAAGTAGATGTGGAATACACAGAATTCATTAAAGACCAAACACTTGGCACAGCTTTATGCAACAAACTCATTTCTCTTATGAATGACAAGGAGGAGTACAAACTTTCCATGGACTTTTGGTTAGGCATGACGGGATTGCTATTCAATTCAACCAAAAATCTGTCGTTACTGTTAGAACCTGTTGGAAGTCGTTGGTTGGCGGTTAATGATGTTTGCTTTAATTccaaaaaatcaaatctGAGAGGCATAGCTATCAAGAATAGGAGGATATTAAACTATATGATTATCACTACTATTACGCATGATATCGATAACCATGTTTTGGATGCATTGATACAAATTGTCATGAGGCCCTTTGAGTTTCCGGACAATGAAGGTTTATCAGAATATATCATTTTCGCCTTCAATAGTATAATGTATTTGACATGCTGCGATTATAAGGATATGAGCTCAAAGAGATTCGCTTTGCTTTTCGAAGTTATTCTTAAACCTCTTTTCCAGAGAATAAACCAACCAACTTTATTGCCTATCTTGGGACCTCAAGCTCACCAAATACTTCCCAGGATTATTCGACTCTTTTCAGATGAGGAAAACTCATCCCCACGCCGATCTATAGGATTCCAACCATTGAAAGCTTTATCAACAATTGGTATCGACTTGCCTGATTTTGAGCCTATGAGCAACACAATCCTCGAAAATAACTGGAATTCCATAGTAGAGTTGCTCAAAGGTATGATTGCCTGGCCTGGGTTTAATTCTCAGAATTCCCTTATGATGCTTCAGCATTGCATCAGAAGAAGTCCGTCTGTCATTCCCAGTAATCAAGCTTGTGCTCAATCCTTGGAGTACCTAAAACTAATTTTAGAAAAGGGAGAGATCGATAGAAATGAGGAAGTCTTCAAAACTATTATAAGGAGCTTAGCGGAAAAGTATGAATTGCACTTATTCAGCAACAGCTCCATTCTCTTAACTAAAATATTCCCAATGGACCAAGTTACTTCAGCTGTCcaatttgaaatgtttAAGAATATCTTTCAACTAGTTAAACCCTTTGTCAAACCTCTGCTACTATTCGGGTATTTCGACAGATTTAGCaatgatttgatatcaaattatATTGCTAATATCGTTGGATCTATGCTGATACCTACGAATATGTCCCAGCAAGAATATAAAAGTCTCTTACAGATAGTCAATAAAATGCCAGTACCTGAAGTCATTGATAATTTGTTTACTTGGCTGCGTAAAACGGACAACTGGGGAAGTATTGCAGGTGAATTGAACTTATCAACATGGAATGATCATTTGTTTGCCAACTTTATCCAAAAATGgattcaagaacaaaagaactCTTGGAGTCAAGAAACTGTCCGCATGTTGACTGAAAGTCTCTGGAATAGACCAGCAGCATTCAAAGAGCTGACAGCACTGCTGATCAATGCAGAACAAACTCAAATCATTAAGGACACCCTTGAGAAAAATCCAGACATTATCGATGATATTTCACCATTAGGAGATTTGTCATTATTGGATATCTTACCTGCAACACTGGTAAAATCctcattttccaaaataCAGCAGTACGATGATGTTATTAAAACCAAGCTTTTCTTGTGCATATCAACACTCGATGAGATTAGCATAATTAAGTCGAATACAGAATTACTATACCAATTATTGTTACCtactgatgatgatgtgTCCCTTAACAATGACAGGAATATCATCATGGATATgttattgaaatcttcaataGGGCATCAAGACTGGGATTTACTGTCCATGTTATTCGAAGTTTGCTTGCTACGCAGAGATTCAGACAAAATTGTTGACTTCTTGACAGCTGGAAAGATAAAGTTCGAAAATATAAAACCAAACACAATTGCTCGGATGATAAATGAAAGTGGCAAACTCAATTCGGATCTTATCGATTTCCTCAGGGATAGTTTTAAGAATCTAAATCCCTCTTACGTTATCGATTTAATGGAGCAGCTATTAAAACAGACAAAATATCAGGTATTTGATATAATAACGGAGGAGTTACTCAGtttcatatttgatataaaGCAACAATTATCAGCTGatgacaaagaaagattgaAAGGAATCTTTCCTGCTATTGTGGACTACTTCGTTGGAAGCAATCCAAAAATTCTCACTGATATTATGAAATATGTAGTTAATATCATGAAGTCTGCGAAGGAAAAACAATATGGAACTTCACTAATAGTGCTCTTTTTAAATCATCCTGATTTCAAGATACAAGGTAATAAGACTCTGTTGAAAAAGCTTAATGTGTTCAAAGCCAATGCAAAAAGAAACTCGACTCGACAATACAAATTCATCCCTCcaaaggaaaataaaaaggtATCAGATCGTGAGACGCTGCAACATAATGAACAGCAAGATAATACAAATATTTTTCCTTTATCTACATTATCTGTTATCGAAACTAAGGTAACTTCCTCCGAAGAGCTTGAAGTTCCGCTGCAAACACTTTCGGAAACTTCAGATGAGCTAATTCGAACGGGGTGCCAAAAAGTCGTTGAGCCTATACAAAATTCTAATGACAATGAACCAGTAAAAATGGCTGCTAGTGTACAATCCGAAAAGCTTGAAGCAGAAACAACGCAGAATGCAGTGTCACAAGTTTCATCAGgggaaatggaaaaacaaACGCCTTCTATTAAAGATAGCAGCACTGAAGTCAGCGAATGTCTGCCAGGTGTTGCAAATAATGATGAGATATCTAAGAACCTTGATACAGTGACAAGCGTTAACTCCCCATCTGGGCTGCCTCTGAAGATACCAATTTTTAATCCTTTCTTTACTGATGTTATCAAACTCGAAGAGGATCTTGCTTCGAAAGGCGATACCTATATATCAGGGAAGCGGTCTTTAGAACTGATGAACTCAGCTGGTGATGTTGCAAGTGCAAATTGTGAAGGACAGCAtcatacaaaaaaaattatgcGAATTGTTTCAAGTTTAAATGATGTCGATATTGATGATGTGAAGTCTTTAAGCAACAACGATAAGAAGCTTTTGAGAAAGGTAATGTATAATTTTATGTTAAACTTAGAAGATTAA
- the CHK1 gene encoding serine/threonine protein kinase CHK1 (similar to uniprot|P38147 Saccharomyces cerevisiae YBR274W CHK1 checkpoint kinase 1), with product MSFSQIAQLPHIDGLQLGRTIGKGSFAFVKRASLEVDPSTVIAVKFIHLPSCEKQGMSQEDVLREVKLHSRCSNFVNVLKVIDCNLSDPFLWIAMELAEGGDLFDKIEPDIGVDSEVAQFYYKQLIKAISYLHDTCGVAHRDIKPENILLDKDGNLKLADFGLASLFKRKDGSKRISRDQRGSLPYMAPEIIYCDGYYADMTDIWSIGVLLFVLLTGETPWELPHEDDETFRNFIKGEGKLDQGSWLKIDFVELNLLRKILQPDPEKRASLDTLRKHTWYQTNPKFADENGLCKNPSLLAEKLLSKLKVSLSDADYLSSTQEVFANQHAKMSFTQPLNRELAHIDSLPANLRNGYSATQKVTCSTNFSSERELMTQEPFSTKRIQEDLASLQFNINDMKLMPNFSSDRLTKFFSTDDISVILSDLENALVAYGVRVSRNLHDNFLELKRQIGESNPYPVSIQLKTYDRNKLPLSGSLVIMQLEGDLKSVTFERKRGDPLEWRRFFKRITVFCRDIVYVN from the coding sequence ATGAGCTTTTCACAGATAGCTCAGCTCCCTCATATTGATGGATTACAACTAGGAAGAACAATTGGGAAGGGCTCCTTTGCCTTTGTGAAGAGAGCTAGTTTAGAAGTTGATCCGTCCACTGTAATTGCTGTCAAATTCATACATCTTCCTTCATGTGAGAAACAAGGTATGAGTCAGGAAGATGTGTTGAGGGAAGTTAAGTTACATTCTAGATGCTCTAATTTTGTTAATGTGCTAAAGGTTATAGATTGCAATCTTTCTGATCCGTTTCTTTGGATAGCCATGGAACTGGCTGAAGGTGGTGATCTTTTCGATAAAATCGAACCTGACATTGGAGTCGACTCGGAAGTCGCCCAATTCTATTATAAACAACTTATAAAAGCTATAAGTTATCTGCATGATACCTGTGGTGTTGCCCATAGGGATATCAAGCCGGAAAATATCCTATTGGATAAAGATGGGAATTTAAAACTTGCAGATTTTGGGCTAGCATCGCTGTTCAAGAGAAAAGATGGATCAAAACGTATTTCTAGAGATCAACGAGGAAGTCTTCCCTACATGGCACCGGAAATAATATACTGTGATGGGTACTATGCTGATATGACAGATATTTGGTCCATTGGTGTTCTATTATTCGTTTTGTTGACTGGAGAAACGCCTTGGGAACTTCCTCACGAGGACGATGAAACGTTTAGAAACTTTATTAAAGGCGAAGGAAAGCTAGATCAGGGATCTTGGCTGAAGATAGATTTCGTTGAATTGAATCTCTTGAGAAAAATATTACAACCAGATCCAGAGAAAAGAGCTTCTTTGGATACTTTACGGAAACATACATGGTATCAAACAAATCCGAAATTTGCAGATGAAAATGGCCTTTGTAAAAATCCTTCTTTGCTTGCAGAAAAATTACTATCAAAGCTTAAAGTTTCTCTATCAGATGCCGATTATTTATCTTCTACGCAGGAAGTGTTTGCCAATCAACATGCAAAGATGTCGTTCACCCAACCTCTCAATCGTGAGCTTGCACATATAGATAGTTTACCGGCTAATTTGCGAAACGGCTACTCTGCCACTCAAAAGGTTACATGCAGCacgaatttttcaagtgAAAGGGAATTAATGACGCAGGAGCCATTTTCAACCAAGAGAATCCAAGAAGATCTCGCTTCCTTGCAGTTTAATATTAATGATATGAAGCTAATGCCTAACTTTTCATCTGACAGGCTAACTAAATTTTTCTCTACTGATGATATTAGTGTAATCCTCTCAGACCTAGAGAATGCTTTGGTTGCATATGGTGTTAGAGTGAGTAGAAATCTTCACgataatttcttggaaCTGAAACGGCAGATCGGAGAGAGTAACCCCTATCCTGTGTCTATACAGCTCAAAACATATGATAGAAATAAGCTCCCACTTTCAGGATCTCTAGTCATCATGCAGTTGGAAGGTGATCTGAAATCCGTTACTTTTGAAAGGAAACGGGGTGACCCGTTAGAATGGAGACGctttttcaaaagaataacTGTATTCTGTAGAGATATTGTTTACGTAAATTGA